In one Dreissena polymorpha isolate Duluth1 chromosome 7, UMN_Dpol_1.0, whole genome shotgun sequence genomic region, the following are encoded:
- the LOC127838444 gene encoding perlucin-like encodes MKLTLFFILYGCMQLAAGACAPGWLQFQTSCYKIEVQAEKQFTDANKACEAEQSHLAIIMTTEENQFLKKELMKLQITDVYKQFWMDGTDLTTEGTWVWESTGEFFEIYDWSPGEPNQSGGEEDCMTFMRMYDYQWNDVRCDHPEGYVCEKQMASGPVVG; translated from the exons ATGAAGCTGACGTTGTTTTTTATTCTTTACGGATGTATGCAATTAG CTGCTGGCGCCTGTGCCCCGGGATGGCTTCAGTTCCAGACTTCATGCTACAAGATTGAGGTCCAAGCCGAGAAGCAGTTCACCGATGCAAAT AAAGCATGCGAGGCTGAACAGTCCCACTTAGCTATAATCATGACAACTGAGGAAAACCAGTTCTTGAAGAAAGAACTCATGAAGTTGCAAATAACTG ATGTGTACAAGCAGTTCTGGATGGACGGCACCGATCTAACCACAGAGGGAACTTGGGTCTGGGAAAGCACTGGAGAATTTT ttgagatttacgACTGGTCGCCTGGCGAGCCCAACCAAAGTGGCGGCGAAGAAGATTGCATGACATTTATGCGGATGTACGACTATCAGTGGAATGACGTAAGATGTGATCATCCTGAAGGATATGTGTGTGAAAAGCA GATGGCAAGCGGACCGGTCGTTGGTTAA